The Actinomycetes bacterium genomic sequence TACCTGATCGACTTCCTGACCGGCAAGGGCAAGCTGCTGTCGTTCGCGCCCAGCCGCTACGGCACCGTGGCCGTGCTGACCGCCGCCATCGTGGCGATCGCCGCGGTCAACAGCCTGGCCGACTCCCTGGCCGAGATCCAGCTGGCCAGAGGCGGGCGCACGCTCGGCTACAACCTGCGGGTCACCCTCTACAACCATCTCCAGAAGCTGTCGCTCGCCTTCCACAACCGACGCCGGACCGGGGACGTGCTCACCAGGGTGACGAGCGACGTGACCGCCCTCGAGGAGTTCGTCGTCAAGTCGGTGAGCGACATCGCCGGCAGCATCCTCGTGCTGGTCGGGACCCTCGCCTTCCTGCTGTACAAGTCCTGGCAGGTCACACTGGTGGCCCTGGCGATCGTGCCGCTGCTGTCGCTGGTGTCGAGCTATTTCGCCAAGCGGATCAAGGCGACGGCCAAGCGCCAGCGGGCGCGCGAGGGCGACCTGGCCTCGACGGCCCAGGAGATGCTGACCTCGATCGGGGTCATCCAGATCTACGGGCGCAGCGGCGACGAGGAGAAGCGGTTCGCCTCGCAGAGCAAGGCGGCGATGCGGGCGGCCCTGGACGCCGCCGGGCTCGAGGCGAAGTTCAGCTGGGTGGTCAGCGTGCTCGAGGCGCTGTGCGTCGCGGCGATCGTCTGGCTGGGGCTGTGGCTGCTCGACCGGAAGGCGCTCACCGTCGGGCTCCTGGTCATGTTCATCTACCTCATCCAGAACATGTTCAAGCCGACCCGGCGGATCATCAAAGAGTGGAACACCATCGGCAAGATCTATGCGAGCGTCGAGCGCATCGGCGAGCTCCTGGACCGTGAGCCGACGGTCCGCGACGAGCCCGGCGCGGTGGAGGCGCCCCGCTTCGTCGGGCACCTCGAGTTCCGCGACGTGAGTTTCGCCTACCAGGCCGACCCGGAGCCCGGAGCCGGGGCGGGCGACGGCGCGGGCCCGCTGCGGCTCGCGCTCGACCGCATGAGCTTCATCGCGGCTCCCGGCCAGACGCTGGCGCTGGTCGGCCACAGCGGGGCCGGCAAGAGCACCGTGGCCCAGCTCGTGCCCCGGCTCTACGACCCCCACGCCGGCCACGTCCTGCTCGACGGCCACGACCTGCGCGACTACACCCTGGAGTCGCTCCGGGCCCAGATCAGCATGGTCCTGCAGGAGACCGTGCTGTTCAGCGGCACGGTGGCCGACAACATCGGCTACGGCCGGGCGGACGCGACCAGGGAGGAGGTCGTCGCCGCGGCCAAGCGGGCCAACGCCCACGAGTTCATCCAGCAGCTTCCCGAGGGCTACGACACCGAGCTCAACGAGCGGGCGGCCAACCTGTCGGGCGGGCAGCGGCAGCGGATCGCCATCGCCCGCGCCTTCATCCGCGACACCCCGGTCCTCGTCCTCGACGAGCCCACCACGGGACTCGACGCCGAGTCGACCCAGCTCGTGCTCGACGCCCTCAGGACCTTGCTCCGGGGCAAGACCACCGTGGTCATCTCCCACGACCTCAACCTGATCCGCTCCGCCGACCGCATCCTGGTGATCTCCGGCGGGCGCGTCGCCCAGCAGGGCACCCACCGCGCGCTCCTCGAGCAGGGAGGACTCTACGCCGACCTCTACGCCAGGCAGTTCGGCGAGGCCGCGGTCGACCGTGCTGCCGGGGCGGCAGAGCCCGTGCCCGCGGCAGTCGCGGCGCCACCGCAGATGCCGGCGCTGGACCCGGAGGGTGACGGCGAGCCGCCGCCGGTAAGCCGCAAGGTGTTCGAGACGGCGCTGATGCAAGCGCTCCCGCTCCCGGCCACCCCGGAGGCCTTCCGCCTGCTCGCAGGCAGGGCCATCCAGCTGCCCCCGCGCCAGGAGCCGGTGAACAGGCCAGGCCCGGAGCCGCCCCCGTCGGGCGGACTTGCCCCGCCGGGCGGACTTGCCCCCCCGGGCGGATCTGCCCAGCCACGCGGACCTGCGTGGTCGCGTGAGCCTGCCTCGCCGCGCGAGCCTGCCCCGCCGGACGGGCGGCCTGGGCAGGGCGGGCCGCCCCGGCTGGCCGGCGACGGCACCACCCAGGCGGCGACGCCGTCCTGGACCGGGCCCATGCTCGACCTGCTCCGCAGCCCGTCGTTCCGCCACGAGCTGCCCCGGCTCGGGGAGGCGCTCGACCCCGAAGTCATGACGCCGTTGCTGCAGAAGCTGCTCGCCGGCGGCTGGGTCGTCGAGCGCTGCGCGCCCG encodes the following:
- a CDS encoding ABC transporter transmembrane domain-containing protein, with the protein product MKTKQARKEAAGSGQAGAVKGRRARKAAKAAAASGQADTVKGRRARKAAKAAAGSGVGDARRVARLLRRFTAGQRRVYVLAFVLLAFEAGAAVFESYPIAYLIDFLTGKGKLLSFAPSRYGTVAVLTAAIVAIAAVNSLADSLAEIQLARGGRTLGYNLRVTLYNHLQKLSLAFHNRRRTGDVLTRVTSDVTALEEFVVKSVSDIAGSILVLVGTLAFLLYKSWQVTLVALAIVPLLSLVSSYFAKRIKATAKRQRAREGDLASTAQEMLTSIGVIQIYGRSGDEEKRFASQSKAAMRAALDAAGLEAKFSWVVSVLEALCVAAIVWLGLWLLDRKALTVGLLVMFIYLIQNMFKPTRRIIKEWNTIGKIYASVERIGELLDREPTVRDEPGAVEAPRFVGHLEFRDVSFAYQADPEPGAGAGDGAGPLRLALDRMSFIAAPGQTLALVGHSGAGKSTVAQLVPRLYDPHAGHVLLDGHDLRDYTLESLRAQISMVLQETVLFSGTVADNIGYGRADATREEVVAAAKRANAHEFIQQLPEGYDTELNERAANLSGGQRQRIAIARAFIRDTPVLVLDEPTTGLDAESTQLVLDALRTLLRGKTTVVISHDLNLIRSADRILVISGGRVAQQGTHRALLEQGGLYADLYARQFGEAAVDRAAGAAEPVPAAVAAPPQMPALDPEGDGEPPPVSRKVFETALMQALPLPATPEAFRLLAGRAIQLPPRQEPVNRPGPEPPPSGGLAPPGGLAPPGGSAQPRGPAWSREPASPREPAPPDGRPGQGGPPRLAGDGTTQAATPSWTGPMLDLLRSPSFRHELPRLGEALDPEVMTPLLQKLLAGGWVVERCAPGKALYVPGEGCVLRYRVELRDTASGRTAEHLVGGRVFPGGESDAFLRDRLEPLARRASGREELAPFVRPVAVVEPLRLALHAYPVDGDLPTLLEATDARRMITVLGETLPDAVAGHLAIESCQVKLVQYARRDRCVLRYELTGRHTGTQQATRRVVYGKVHRDGHGALTGPVVAALRDHVLDGRGYRFAVPRFQGSRADLHLSLLEAIPGSPQTASLIRARVAGGHAQGPDGLTLERALDACGRVAANLHSSGIVLGEARTLESELATLRRDMAAFDRFCPPLGTMLREHLDRAEEAAAEAEALLLCFGHGDYTPSQVMFGGPVTGLIDFDTVCQAEPALDLGQFVAYLRVLVSKAQRVQASQAPDELGEELAEAFLRVYAKAAGTEDFEALRRRVRAYETVSLVRMALRSWRQLKVARLENVLGVVERRHPAGPRVRP